In Candidatus Polarisedimenticolia bacterium, one genomic interval encodes:
- the fsa gene encoding fructose-6-phosphate aldolase produces MKIFLDTANIDEIREAHSWGVLDGVTTNPSLVAKEGKDFLDVVRQICAIVQGPVSAEVVSTTADEMIREGREIMRKVGAPNVVIKIPMIREGLRAIRSLSSEGIRVNTTLIFSAPQALLAAKAGAAYVSPFIGRLDDISHVGMDIVKDIRIIFDNYEFPCEILAASIRNPLHVVDAAKFGADVATMPFGVLEAIIKHPLTDIGLQKFLKDWEKLPQQMRKG; encoded by the coding sequence ATGAAGATCTTTCTGGACACGGCGAACATCGACGAGATCCGCGAGGCGCATTCGTGGGGCGTCCTGGACGGGGTCACGACCAACCCCTCGCTGGTGGCGAAGGAGGGCAAGGATTTCCTGGACGTCGTGCGGCAGATCTGCGCGATCGTCCAGGGGCCGGTCAGCGCCGAGGTGGTCTCCACGACCGCGGACGAGATGATCCGCGAGGGACGGGAGATCATGCGCAAAGTCGGCGCCCCGAACGTGGTGATCAAGATCCCGATGATCCGCGAAGGGCTGCGGGCGATCCGGTCGCTGTCGTCGGAGGGGATCCGGGTCAACACGACCCTCATTTTTTCGGCGCCGCAGGCGCTCCTGGCGGCGAAGGCCGGCGCCGCGTACGTCAGCCCGTTCATCGGTCGGCTGGACGACATCAGCCACGTCGGCATGGACATCGTCAAGGACATCCGGATCATCTTCGACAATTACGAGTTCCCGTGCGAGATCCTGGCGGCCAGCATCCGCAATCCGCTCCACGTGGTGGACGCCGCCAAGTTCGGCGCCGACGTCGCCACCATGCCGTTCGGAGTTCTCGAGGCGATCATCAAGCACCCCCTGACCGACATCGGCCTGCAGAAATTCCTGAAGGACTGGGAAAAGCTGCCGCAGCAGATGCGGAAAGGGTGA
- the gyrA gene encoding DNA gyrase subunit A — MDETQQAAPDHSRISIEAEMRRSYLDYAMSVIIGRALPDVRDGFKPVHRRVLFAMHEAGNSHDKPYKKAARIVGDVMGKFHPHGDTAIYDTIVRLAQDFSMRYPLVDGQGNFGSIDGDAAAAMRYTEVRMSKLAHEMLADIEKETVDFGPNYDGQQQEPLVLPSRFPNLLVNGSSGIAVGMATNIPPHNMGEVVDAVIAQIENPDITIDELMQHVKGPDFPTSGYILGREGIVQAYRTGRGIIVMRARATVEEGGKRGKDRIVISQIPYQVNKTRLIEQIASLVNDKKIDGITDIRDESDRDGIRVVLDLRRDAVPKVILNNLYKHTQMQETFGAIFLAIVNNRPQVLNLKAMIGHFIEHRREVITRRTVFELAKAEERAHVLEGLKIALDNLDEMVALIRAARTPDDARQAMRLRFRLSDIQAQAILDMRLQRLTGLERQKIVDEYTETLKQIARLKEILANERLVYGIVTDELKEIRKGYADARRTEIIPMAGEISVEDMIAEEDMVITVSHAGYMKRNPLTLYRSQRRGGKGKIGMTTREEDFVEHLFVASTHASILIFTTRGRVHWLKVHEIPQIGAAGKGKNIVNFVELTPEEKVASLVPTKEFGEDRYVVFATRKGTIKKTALSAYANPRAGGIIAVGVDEGDELLSVKLTDGKQVLFMATAQGQAIRFQEADVRPMGRGAHGVIGMRLQGDDVIVEMDSLSSRQGSTILTVTEKGYAKRTEVEEYRLQGRGGTGIINLKVTDKTGPVVQVMEVAVDDQVVVITEFGKIIRTNVRDISLLGRPTQGVRLIHLDEGDSVVAVARVAEGDADPPGEAVGGTAGTAGGSGVAPAGGNGADREEAE, encoded by the coding sequence ATGGACGAGACCCAGCAGGCCGCTCCGGATCACTCCAGGATCAGCATCGAAGCCGAGATGCGGAGGTCCTACCTCGATTACGCCATGAGCGTGATCATCGGCAGGGCCCTGCCCGACGTGCGGGACGGCTTCAAGCCGGTGCACCGCCGCGTGCTGTTCGCCATGCACGAGGCGGGAAACAGCCACGACAAGCCGTACAAGAAGGCGGCCCGCATCGTCGGAGACGTGATGGGAAAATTCCATCCGCACGGCGACACCGCCATCTACGACACCATCGTGCGCCTGGCGCAGGACTTCTCGATGCGCTACCCGCTGGTGGACGGCCAGGGAAACTTCGGCTCGATCGACGGCGATGCCGCGGCCGCCATGCGGTACACCGAGGTCCGGATGTCGAAGCTGGCGCACGAGATGCTGGCCGACATCGAGAAGGAGACCGTCGATTTCGGCCCGAACTACGACGGCCAGCAGCAGGAGCCCCTGGTCCTCCCGAGCCGCTTCCCGAACCTCCTGGTGAACGGCTCGTCCGGCATCGCGGTCGGCATGGCCACCAACATCCCGCCGCACAACATGGGGGAGGTGGTGGACGCCGTCATCGCCCAGATCGAGAACCCGGACATCACCATCGACGAGCTGATGCAGCACGTCAAGGGCCCCGACTTCCCGACGTCCGGGTACATCCTCGGCAGGGAGGGGATCGTCCAGGCCTACCGGACCGGGCGCGGCATCATCGTGATGCGCGCCCGGGCCACCGTCGAGGAGGGGGGGAAGCGCGGCAAGGACCGCATCGTCATCAGCCAGATTCCCTACCAGGTCAACAAGACGAGGCTGATCGAGCAGATCGCCTCCCTGGTCAACGACAAGAAGATCGACGGGATCACCGACATCCGCGACGAGTCCGACCGCGACGGCATCCGCGTGGTCCTCGACCTGAGGCGGGACGCCGTGCCCAAGGTCATCCTGAACAACCTGTACAAGCACACCCAGATGCAGGAGACCTTCGGCGCCATCTTCCTCGCCATCGTCAACAACCGGCCCCAGGTGTTGAACCTGAAGGCGATGATCGGCCATTTCATCGAGCACCGCCGCGAGGTGATCACCCGCAGGACGGTGTTCGAGCTGGCCAAGGCCGAGGAGCGGGCCCACGTCCTCGAGGGACTCAAGATCGCGCTCGACAACCTGGACGAGATGGTGGCGCTCATCCGCGCCGCCAGGACGCCCGACGACGCCCGGCAGGCGATGCGCCTGCGCTTCAGGCTGTCGGACATCCAGGCCCAGGCGATCCTCGACATGCGCCTGCAGCGCCTGACCGGCCTGGAGCGCCAGAAGATCGTCGACGAGTACACCGAGACGCTGAAGCAGATCGCCCGCCTCAAGGAGATCCTGGCCAACGAGAGGCTGGTGTACGGCATCGTCACCGACGAGCTGAAGGAGATCCGCAAGGGGTACGCCGACGCGCGGCGCACCGAGATCATCCCGATGGCCGGCGAGATCTCGGTCGAGGACATGATCGCCGAGGAGGACATGGTGATCACGGTCTCGCATGCCGGCTACATGAAGCGCAACCCCCTGACCCTGTACCGCAGCCAGAGGCGCGGCGGCAAGGGGAAGATCGGCATGACGACGCGCGAGGAGGACTTCGTCGAGCACCTGTTCGTCGCCTCGACGCACGCCTCGATCCTGATCTTCACCACGCGCGGGCGCGTCCACTGGCTGAAGGTGCACGAGATCCCGCAGATCGGCGCGGCCGGCAAGGGGAAGAACATCGTCAACTTCGTGGAGCTGACGCCGGAGGAGAAGGTCGCCTCCCTGGTCCCCACCAAGGAGTTCGGCGAGGACCGCTACGTGGTGTTCGCGACCCGCAAGGGGACCATCAAGAAGACCGCCCTGTCGGCCTACGCCAATCCGCGCGCGGGGGGCATCATCGCCGTCGGCGTGGACGAGGGGGACGAGCTGCTGTCGGTCAAGCTGACGGACGGCAAGCAGGTCCTCTTCATGGCCACCGCCCAGGGGCAGGCGATCCGCTTCCAGGAGGCCGACGTCCGGCCGATGGGCCGGGGCGCCCACGGGGTGATCGGCATGCGCCTCCAGGGGGACGACGTGATCGTCGAGATGGACTCCCTGTCTTCGCGGCAGGGGAGCACCATCCTGACGGTCACCGAGAAGGGCTACGCCAAGCGCACGGAGGTGGAGGAGTACCGGCTGCAGGGGCGCGGCGGAACGGGGATCATCAATCTCAAGGTGACCGACAAGACCGGGCCGGTCGTCCAGGTGATGGAGGTCGCGGTGGACGACCAGGTCGTGGTGATCACCGAGTTCGGCAAGATCATCCGGACCAACGTGCGCGACATCTCCCTTCTCGGCCGCCCCACCCAGGGCGTGCGCCTCATCCACCTCGACGAAGGGGACTCGGTGGTGGCGGTTGCCCGGGTGGCGGAAGGCGATGCGGACCCGCCCGGGGAGGCGGTCGGCGGGACGGCGGGAACGGCGGGTGGATCCGGGGTGGCCCCCGCGGGCGGGAACGGAGCGGACCGGGAGGAGGCGGAATGA
- a CDS encoding acyl-CoA carboxylase subunit beta produces MKDRLEELKRRNSEAEAGGGPERLARQKSEGKLSARERLHLLLDPGTFEELDRFVVHRSHDFGMEVQRIPGDGVITGHGRVDGRAVFAFAQDFTVFGGSLSETYAAKICKIMDLAMKVGVPIVGLNDSGGARIQEGVVSLGGYADIFLRNTLASGVVPQISAIMGPCAGGAVYSPAITDFNIMVEGTSYMFITGPDVIKSVTHQEVTKEELGGAMTHASVSGVAHFAAPDDAAAIALIRELLSYLPSNNMEDPPRRAPADDPWREDERLDRLVPEDPNKPYDMKEIVKRTVDEGVFLEVHEHYAKNLVVGFARMDGAPVGLVANQPMALAGTLDIDASLKGARFVRFCDAFNIPIVTFEDVPGFLPGTDQEYRGIIKHGAKLLFAYAEATVPKVTVITRKSYGGAYCVMGSKHIRTDFNFAWPTAEIAVMGPEGAVNILYRRELAAADDPDALRRKKIDEFRDKFANPYVAAERGYVDEVIEPRQTRRRIIAALRLLKTKRDTTPPKKHGNIPL; encoded by the coding sequence ATGAAGGACCGGCTGGAGGAGCTGAAGCGCCGGAACAGCGAAGCCGAGGCCGGGGGAGGCCCCGAGAGGCTGGCGCGCCAGAAGTCCGAGGGCAAGCTGTCCGCCCGCGAGCGTCTCCATCTGCTCCTCGACCCCGGCACCTTCGAAGAGCTCGACCGGTTCGTGGTCCATCGCAGCCACGATTTCGGCATGGAGGTCCAGCGCATCCCGGGGGACGGCGTGATCACCGGCCACGGGCGGGTCGACGGGCGCGCGGTCTTCGCGTTCGCCCAGGACTTCACGGTGTTCGGCGGGTCCCTGAGCGAGACCTACGCCGCCAAGATCTGCAAGATCATGGATCTGGCGATGAAGGTCGGCGTGCCGATCGTCGGGCTGAATGACTCGGGCGGGGCGCGCATCCAGGAAGGGGTCGTGTCGCTGGGCGGCTACGCCGACATCTTCCTGCGCAACACCCTGGCCTCCGGAGTCGTCCCGCAGATCTCCGCAATCATGGGCCCGTGCGCCGGAGGGGCCGTCTACTCCCCGGCGATCACCGACTTCAACATCATGGTCGAGGGAACGTCCTACATGTTCATCACCGGCCCGGACGTGATCAAGTCGGTGACGCATCAGGAGGTCACCAAGGAGGAGCTGGGCGGCGCCATGACGCATGCCTCGGTGAGCGGCGTGGCGCACTTCGCCGCCCCCGACGACGCGGCCGCGATCGCCCTGATCCGCGAGCTGCTCTCCTACCTGCCCTCCAACAACATGGAGGACCCGCCGCGCCGCGCTCCGGCGGACGATCCCTGGCGCGAGGACGAGCGGCTCGACCGGCTCGTGCCGGAGGACCCGAACAAGCCGTACGACATGAAGGAGATCGTGAAGCGGACCGTCGACGAGGGCGTCTTCCTCGAGGTGCACGAGCATTACGCCAAGAACCTGGTCGTCGGCTTCGCCCGCATGGACGGGGCGCCTGTGGGCCTCGTGGCCAACCAGCCGATGGCCCTGGCCGGCACCCTCGACATCGACGCCTCGCTCAAGGGGGCGCGCTTCGTGAGGTTCTGCGACGCATTCAACATCCCGATCGTGACCTTCGAGGACGTCCCGGGGTTCCTGCCCGGGACCGACCAGGAGTACCGGGGCATCATCAAGCACGGCGCCAAGCTCCTGTTCGCCTATGCCGAGGCGACCGTCCCGAAGGTCACGGTCATCACCCGCAAGTCCTACGGCGGGGCCTACTGCGTCATGGGATCGAAGCACATCCGCACCGATTTCAACTTCGCCTGGCCGACGGCGGAGATCGCGGTGATGGGCCCCGAGGGAGCGGTGAACATCCTGTACCGGCGCGAGCTGGCCGCGGCCGACGATCCCGATGCGCTGCGCCGGAAGAAGATCGACGAGTTCCGGGACAAGTTCGCCAACCCGTATGTCGCCGCGGAGCGAGGCTACGTCGACGAGGTCATCGAGCCGCGCCAGACGCGCCGCCGGATCATCGCGGCTCTCAGGCTGTTGAAGACGAAGCGGGACACCACGCCCCCCAAGAAGCACGGCAACATTCCACTCTAG
- a CDS encoding acetyl-CoA carboxylase biotin carboxylase subunit — translation MRPGSKVRKSPPRAASRERTSPSRPRRRAPEEVRPMGRVLIANRGEIALRVLRACREAGLSPAMVYSEADRDTLPVRLADVSYCIGPAAATASYLDIEAILKAARQAGADAVHPGYGFLAENPEFAQAVGDAGLVFIGPTAEAMRLVGDKVEARRLMSRRGVPVIPGLLDRAGDTSAIAAFARGNGYPIILKAAAGGGGKGMRVVRSEADLEAAVRAARSEARSAFGDDGVYVETFMENVRHVEIQVLADHHGAAVHLGERECSAQRRHQKLVEEAPSIALRPATRDRMGALALEVVRACGYRNAGTIEFLLDGEGRPHFMEVNARIQVEHPVTEMVMGIDLVRAQIEIARGRPLGLEQEDLQPRGWAIECRVLAEDPANGFRPSPGRVAALRIPSGPGIRVDTALQPGDEIPLHYDALIAKLIAWGRDRDEALARLRRAVDEFVVAGPGIRTTLPFHRELLGHPDFTAGRLDIGMVDRLMPRLAPAFLEAGPEAEFAAIAAAIRATEELDRPALREAGQGLNPWVAVGRRSFMDGRLVRRPEA, via the coding sequence ATGCGCCCTGGGTCGAAGGTCAGGAAGTCGCCGCCGCGGGCGGCGTCCCGGGAGCGCACGTCCCCGTCCCGGCCGCGCCGGCGGGCGCCCGAAGAGGTCCGGCCGATGGGCCGCGTCCTGATCGCCAACCGGGGAGAGATCGCCCTGCGCGTCCTGCGCGCCTGCCGCGAGGCGGGCCTGTCCCCGGCGATGGTCTACTCGGAGGCCGATCGCGACACCCTGCCGGTGCGCCTGGCGGACGTCTCGTACTGCATCGGCCCCGCCGCCGCGACCGCGTCGTACCTGGACATCGAGGCGATCCTCAAGGCGGCACGGCAGGCGGGGGCCGACGCCGTCCACCCGGGCTACGGTTTCCTCGCCGAGAACCCCGAGTTCGCGCAGGCCGTGGGCGACGCGGGGCTGGTGTTCATCGGTCCGACCGCCGAGGCGATGCGCCTGGTGGGGGACAAGGTCGAGGCGCGGCGATTGATGAGCCGGCGCGGCGTGCCGGTCATCCCCGGGCTGCTCGATCGCGCCGGGGACACGTCCGCGATCGCCGCGTTCGCCCGCGGCAACGGCTACCCGATCATCCTGAAGGCGGCCGCCGGAGGGGGCGGCAAGGGGATGCGCGTGGTGCGCTCGGAAGCGGATCTCGAGGCGGCCGTCAGGGCCGCCCGCTCCGAGGCGCGCTCCGCCTTCGGCGACGACGGGGTGTACGTTGAAACGTTCATGGAGAACGTGCGGCACGTCGAGATCCAGGTCCTGGCGGACCACCACGGCGCGGCCGTGCACCTGGGCGAGAGGGAATGCTCGGCGCAGCGCCGGCACCAGAAGCTGGTGGAGGAGGCCCCCTCGATCGCCCTCCGCCCGGCCACCCGCGACCGGATGGGCGCCCTGGCGCTCGAGGTGGTCAGGGCCTGCGGCTACCGCAACGCCGGCACGATCGAGTTCCTCCTCGACGGAGAAGGCCGGCCGCACTTCATGGAGGTCAACGCCCGGATCCAGGTCGAGCACCCGGTCACCGAGATGGTGATGGGCATCGATCTCGTCCGGGCGCAGATCGAGATCGCCCGCGGCCGGCCGCTGGGCCTCGAGCAGGAGGACCTGCAGCCGCGCGGCTGGGCGATCGAATGCCGCGTGCTGGCTGAGGACCCGGCGAACGGCTTCCGGCCGTCCCCCGGGCGCGTGGCGGCCCTGCGCATCCCGTCCGGTCCCGGCATCCGCGTGGACACCGCCCTGCAGCCGGGGGACGAGATCCCCCTGCACTACGACGCCCTCATCGCCAAGCTGATCGCCTGGGGGCGGGACCGCGACGAGGCGCTGGCCCGCCTGCGCCGGGCGGTGGACGAGTTCGTCGTCGCGGGGCCCGGGATCCGCACGACCCTGCCGTTCCACCGGGAGCTCCTCGGCCATCCCGACTTCACGGCGGGCCGTCTCGACATCGGCATGGTCGATCGCCTCATGCCGCGCCTGGCGCCCGCCTTCCTGGAAGCGGGCCCGGAGGCCGAGTTCGCCGCCATCGCCGCCGCCATCAGGGCCACCGAGGAGCTGGATCGCCCGGCGCTCAGGGAGGCGGGCCAGGGCCTGAACCCGTGGGTCGCCGTCGGCCGTCGCTCGTTCATGGACGGCCGCCTGGTGCGGCGGCCGGAGGCCTGA